From a region of the Candidatus Tanganyikabacteria bacterium genome:
- the pyrF gene encoding orotidine-5'-phosphate decarboxylase translates to MRARQEDLGTRLCIGLDPVGDRLPAGTNLLEFCLRIMEATAPFACAFKPNAAFFEAEGVAGWTALLKVVGFARELGVPAILDAKRGDIGHTARQYARAAFDVLGADGLTINPYLGREAMIPFLEYNESALIFVLCATSNPFAEEVQAAGTDPLFLRVATIVKDLSASHPNVGLVVGATRPETMSAIREAAPGLPWLVPGIGPQGGDLAAVAAAAEPHSMVNTSRQVLYAGTGPRFDMAAAQAARELRDAYNAHLPDR, encoded by the coding sequence ATCCGGGCGCGCCAGGAGGATCTCGGGACCAGGCTGTGCATCGGCCTCGATCCCGTGGGAGATCGCCTCCCGGCGGGCACGAACCTGCTGGAGTTCTGCCTGCGCATCATGGAGGCGACGGCGCCCTTTGCATGCGCGTTCAAGCCGAACGCCGCGTTCTTCGAGGCCGAAGGCGTGGCGGGCTGGACGGCGCTCTTGAAGGTCGTGGGCTTCGCGCGGGAACTGGGGGTGCCGGCCATCCTGGACGCCAAGCGCGGCGATATCGGCCACACGGCGCGGCAGTATGCCCGCGCGGCGTTCGACGTCCTGGGCGCCGACGGCCTCACGATCAATCCCTATCTCGGGAGGGAGGCGATGATCCCCTTCCTGGAGTACAATGAAAGCGCTCTGATTTTCGTGCTTTGCGCCACTTCGAATCCGTTTGCGGAGGAGGTGCAGGCCGCCGGAACTGATCCCCTTTTCCTGCGAGTGGCAACCATCGTAAAGGACCTGTCCGCATCTCATCCCAACGTCGGCCTGGTGGTCGGCGCGACTCGGCCCGAGACGATGTCTGCCATTCGCGAGGCCGCCCCCGGCCTACCGTGGCTCGTGCCCGGGATCGGCCCCCAGGGCGGCGATCTCGCCGCGGTGGCCGCCGCGGCCGAGCCTCACTCGATGGTCAACACCTCGCGCCAGGTGCTCTACGCGGGCACCGGGCCGCGATTCGATATGGCGGCGGCGCAGGCCGCCCGGGAGTTACGCGATGCCTACAATGCTCACCTCCCAGACCGCTAG
- a CDS encoding orotate phosphoribosyltransferase: MLTSQTARSDQTVLDLLIRSGALLEGHFLLSSGLHSPHYVQCARMLESPGRAEIAGRFLADLAKELKVDVVVGPALGGIVIAHETARALETRCIFTERQSGTMALRRGFDLRPGERALIVEDVVTTGKSTLEVRDEIEAHGAKVVGYACIVNRSGGERLAGMPLLGLVRVDLTTFEPADCPHCLEKEALIKPGSREA, from the coding sequence ATGCTCACCTCCCAGACCGCTAGATCCGATCAGACCGTCCTCGATCTCCTGATCCGGTCGGGCGCGCTGCTGGAAGGCCACTTCCTCCTGTCGTCGGGCCTCCATTCCCCGCACTACGTGCAGTGCGCCCGGATGCTGGAGTCGCCCGGGCGGGCCGAGATAGCCGGGCGCTTCCTTGCGGATCTGGCCAAGGAGCTGAAGGTCGACGTCGTGGTCGGGCCTGCGCTCGGCGGCATCGTCATCGCCCACGAGACCGCCCGCGCCCTCGAGACGCGCTGCATCTTCACCGAGCGCCAGAGCGGGACGATGGCGTTGCGTCGCGGCTTCGACTTGCGGCCGGGAGAGCGCGCCCTGATCGTGGAGGACGTCGTCACGACGGGCAAGTCCACCCTCGAGGTGCGCGACGAGATCGAGGCCCACGGCGCCAAGGTCGTGGGCTATGCCTGCATCGTCAATCGCTCCGGCGGAGAGCGCCTCGCCGGGATGCCGCTGCTGGGGCTGGTGCGCGTGGACCTGACGACGTTCGAGCCCGCGGATTGCCCGCACTGCCTCGAGAAAGAGGCGCTGATCAAGCCAGGGAGTCGAGAAGCATGA
- a CDS encoding dihydroorotate dehydrogenase electron transfer subunit — MTCMTARPARLERGVLVGQSRFSADLLAMEVAAPEIAATALPGQFVHLAVGAGMLRRPFSVYRAGDGRIELLYRIKGAGTSRMAAWQPGAEVDLLGPLGVGFTAARPGERLLLVGGGIGVAPLAFFAEANPGAGAAILGYRPTDREAGAERFAAAGYRVVTTTELVTGPLEAYGEPVDRVLTCGPWALMKAVAEFSSRRALPCEAALEREMGCGIGACLGCVVETTDPARPYARVCTEGPVMEAGGVKWST; from the coding sequence ATGACCTGCATGACGGCCCGGCCAGCCCGCCTCGAGCGGGGCGTGCTGGTCGGGCAGTCGCGCTTCTCGGCCGATCTGCTGGCCATGGAGGTGGCCGCCCCGGAGATAGCCGCCACGGCCTTACCGGGTCAGTTCGTCCACCTGGCGGTGGGCGCGGGCATGCTGCGGCGCCCGTTCTCGGTGTACCGGGCGGGCGACGGGCGCATCGAGCTGCTCTATCGCATCAAGGGCGCCGGCACGAGCCGCATGGCGGCCTGGCAGCCCGGCGCGGAAGTCGATCTGCTGGGTCCGCTAGGCGTCGGCTTCACCGCGGCGCGGCCGGGCGAGCGCCTGCTCCTGGTGGGCGGGGGCATCGGGGTCGCGCCCCTGGCCTTCTTCGCCGAGGCGAATCCCGGCGCCGGTGCGGCCATCCTGGGTTACCGCCCCACCGATCGGGAGGCCGGCGCGGAGCGGTTTGCCGCGGCGGGCTACCGGGTCGTCACGACCACGGAGCTCGTCACCGGGCCGCTGGAGGCTTATGGCGAGCCGGTCGATCGCGTTCTCACGTGCGGTCCCTGGGCTTTGATGAAAGCGGTCGCCGAATTCTCCTCCCGCCGGGCCTTGCCCTGCGAGGCGGCGCTGGAAAGAGAGATGGGTTGCGGCATCGGGGCCTGCCTCGGGTGCGTGGTCGAGACCACCGACCCGGCGCGGCCGTACGCGCGGGTCTGCACCGAGGGCCCGGTGATGGAGGCAGGAGGCGTCAAATGGAGCACTTGA
- a CDS encoding dihydroorotate dehydrogenase, with protein sequence MEHLTVDLGITVGRVRLANPILTASGTFGYGAEFESFGDLSALGGLVTKGLTLEARPGNPPRRIAETPGGMLNSIGLQNVGVEAFLAEKLPYLRKAGTRVIVNLNGRTPAEYVELAACLDGAEGVDGLELNVSCPNVEKGGREFGTDPGILYSLVYDVRQATRLPLWVKLSPSVTDLAALARSCEAGGADAIVAINTLTAAHVRPVWEGARLRADVLRGGLSGPAVKPVALRAVWEIRQAVKIPIVGVGGVASADDVLEFLAVGAQAVQVGTASFYDPSLAMRLPADLERLLADRGVTRLEDLVRGILALEQAT encoded by the coding sequence ATGGAGCACTTGACCGTCGACCTCGGCATCACCGTGGGGCGCGTCCGCCTCGCGAACCCCATCCTGACCGCGTCGGGGACCTTCGGGTACGGAGCGGAGTTCGAGAGCTTCGGGGATCTGTCGGCCCTGGGCGGCCTGGTGACCAAGGGCCTCACGCTCGAGGCGCGCCCCGGCAACCCGCCGCGGCGCATCGCCGAGACTCCCGGTGGCATGCTCAATTCCATCGGGCTGCAGAACGTGGGCGTCGAGGCGTTCTTGGCCGAGAAGCTTCCCTACCTGCGGAAGGCGGGGACCCGGGTGATCGTGAACCTCAACGGCCGGACCCCCGCGGAGTACGTCGAACTCGCGGCCTGCCTGGACGGCGCGGAGGGCGTGGACGGCCTCGAACTGAACGTGAGCTGCCCCAACGTCGAGAAGGGTGGCCGCGAGTTCGGCACGGACCCCGGTATCCTGTACTCCCTGGTCTACGACGTCCGCCAGGCCACGCGCCTGCCGCTGTGGGTCAAGCTGTCGCCCAGCGTGACCGATCTGGCCGCCCTGGCGCGGTCTTGCGAGGCCGGCGGAGCCGACGCCATCGTGGCGATCAACACCCTGACCGCGGCGCACGTGCGGCCCGTCTGGGAGGGGGCGCGCCTGCGCGCCGACGTGCTGCGGGGCGGCCTCTCGGGCCCCGCGGTCAAGCCGGTGGCGCTACGGGCGGTCTGGGAGATCCGGCAAGCGGTCAAGATCCCGATCGTCGGCGTCGGCGGCGTCGCGTCGGCGGACGACGTCCTCGAGTTCCTCGCGGTGGGAGCGCAGGCCGTGCAGGTCGGCACCGCCAGCTTCTACGACCCCTCGCTCGCCATGAGGCTGCCGGCGGATCTGGAGCGCCTCCTGGCCGACCGGGGGGTGACGCGCCTCGAGGACCTCGTGCGCGGGATCCTGGCCCTGGAGCAAGCCACGTAG